ATGTAGATGCACGCCGTACTGTGCCGCCCAGGCATCCAGCGCGGTCCCTGCGAATTCGGGGCCGTTATCCACGATCAGCGTCTCGGGCAGCGGGCGACTCAGAAACAGCCGATCCAGAATCCGACAGACCCTCGCGCCGCCCATAGACACATCCACCGCGATCACCGGCACCTCTTTTGAGCACGGATCGGTCATCGTCAAACATGTGTACCGGCGCCCCGTCACCAATCGGTCATGCACAAAATCCAGGGCATAGCAGCGCCCTGGCTGTGTCGGCCGAGGGAGCGCGATACTGTAGTGCTCCCTTGAAATCAAGCCACCTGGGTTACGTGTTGCGCCCGATATTGGACCGGGCTCCGATAGCCTAATGCCTGATGTGGGCGCTCCTGGTTGTACCACTGCAGCCACGCTCGAATGACGCGTCGCGCGTCTTCGAATGTCCGAAACACGTGCTGCCAGACACATTCTTCTTTGAGACTGCGGAAGAACCGTTCGATGATCCCATTTTGTTCCGGCGTATACGGCGTGATGAACTCCTGCGTCAGCCGATAGTCCCGACACGCTTGCCGAAATCGCCGACTCTGGAAGATCAGGCCGTTGTCGCTCCGCAAGACCGGTGCCCCCTCGGGCCGCAGCGTCCCAAACCGCGCAAGACAGGCGGCTTCCACCGCACGCTCGGCCTCCTTCGC
This Nitrospira sp. DNA region includes the following protein-coding sequences:
- a CDS encoding transposase family protein, producing MHDRLVTGRRYTCLTMTDPCSKEVPVIAVDVSMGGARVCRILDRLFLSRPLPETLIVDNGPEFAGTALDAWAAQYGVHLH